The window GTCAATACTGGAGCTTCTAGAGGGAAGTGGGCTTCTCGGGAAGAGTTAAAATTGCTGTGAATTCAGAACCGGACCGTAATCCTCCCCGCCTCATGCAGGTGTCCATATACTTAAGCCCTATTAATAAGTAAGCCTcggggagggaaaaaatgCTGTAAAAAACTCGTTGCCCCGAACGGGGTCACAATGCACAATACTAAGCTTCTTGTTATTAATAGCATATGTAGTTCATTGGTTGCATTTGGGCTTTTGGGTATTCAAAGGCAGATTACTGCATGGATAACTTTTGCATTCTTTATCTAATGCTTTCATAGATGAGTGAGCTACGGAAGGgtttaaaaatgctgtgaaacaCGTATCGTACATATGCAGTGTTGTGCACAGTAATAAATGCATGTATGTCTCCATGAAATGTCTTATGCTTCGGGAGAAGTTAAGAATGCTGTGAAGGACCAGGCTCGCCTGACCCTCATCCCATGTATAAAACATACAGATATATTTTGAAGATCCCTTATCCCGATGTTGCAGGGTTCTGGATGGATACGGAATACCTTCATGTACACGGAGCACCTTTATGTTAGAAACTCAATGTTCTGTTAAACACTAAAAGTACTCTGAAGTCCTGCTATTTCGTCAGCATATGTTGACTACAACGGCAATATATGCATGAACCTCTCCATAGCAGCCTAATGCGTCAGGTGAGGTTGAAAATGCTGTAAACAGGAACGCTTGGGACGGGCATATACTTGTATGCCGCCAATAAAATGCCCATGTATTCTGTGGTGGCCCAATGCTCATGGGTGGCGAGGGGGGTTAGAAAATCGCTGTAGATGTGCAGTATATACATGtgggtgggaaaaaaaaaagccagtTGGGTTGCCATTGGATGAACTCGAGCGCTTAATGCTCAATTTTCGAACATGCGCACATGAAATCATGGTAGTGAGTTTAAACATCGTCATTCTCTTCGTCCAGTGTATGCAGCGTTGTTAGAGAAGCGTTTATAAGACGAGTCTGCCAATGTTGCTCTGTAGTGCGTATTTAGCCTTGACAATGTATTCGTATTCAAAACTTCTCAATTTACTTCAAGGTAGTTGCTTTGGTATttaaatacatgtatgctATACGCGCAGTGTTCCATATGACGCCCATTAAATGTTCACATGCGAGCGTCATCGATCTCAGGCTCTCCACTTCCCTTAGGCGCTCCACTTTAGCTGCAATCACTTACATCTTGCAGCAGCTTTCATCTACGGGCGCGATGTATTTGGAAAAGTCAGCAATAATAACAAGTTTATGACGGGAATGAACAGATCCATTTCCATAGTAATCCGAAGCCCAGTCCCAGAGTAAGCAGTAAACATAGTCATCATTCGACTATGGAGCCGCAGCTGGATACATGTAACAATGACATGTATGTGCCACTGCCTAGAAAAGAGCCATAATCACATGCTCTCCAACTTATTCACTCATTCCCCAAACGCGCATCTTACATGACAAGATTTTCGCGCAAAATCCGATCATGGGCAGCTGGCAAGCATATCTCGCTTCATGGATGGTCTGGTGGCGGTTCAAGGGCTCGCTCCAAACCGTCGATGCCCTTCGCCAGCGCATCGAAAATGATCGCCAGACCAAGAGCACGCGCCCGCCAGCGCATATAGAGGCGCAGTTCATCGTTGAGGAGCGCCATCTTGGCGGTTGTGTTCTCTACGATGTAGCGCCGAAATCCGAGATGCCGAACCAGGCTCGCATCTTGTATCTTCACGGCGGCTGCTTTTTATTCGAAGTCGATGTGGTGCACTGGCAAATGGTGGCTTTGCTTGCAGAGCGACTCCAGGCCGTGGTGACGATGGCGGTTTTCCCGCTGGCGCCGGAGCGTACCCTGATGGAGATTTTTGATGCCGTGAGACCAGTGTATGAGGACTTTGCTTTGCCGTCACAAGAAAAGacgcctttttttgttgtggGCGATTCTACGGGCGGGAGCTTAGGCCTTTCTCTTACACAGGAGGCTCTGAAAGCAGGCCGTCCAACGGCTTCACGACTCGCCTTTATGTCTCCTTGCGTAGAGTTCACTTTTCTCAATCCGGAGATGAGAGAAACCGCTCAAACGGATCCATGGCTAGATATTCCCGGTTTCGAAGAGGCGGTGCGATATCTTTGCCCGGATGTATCGCCCGAAGATCCGCGAGTGAGCCCTCTATACGGAGA is drawn from Trichoderma asperellum chromosome 4, complete sequence and contains these coding sequences:
- a CDS encoding uncharacterized protein (EggNog:ENOG41~SECRETED:SignalP(1-26)~CAZy:CE10) is translated as MGSWQAYLASWMVWWRFKGSLQTVDALRQRIENDRQTKSTRPPAHIEAQFIVEERHLGGCVLYDVAPKSEMPNQARILYLHGGCFLFEVDVVHWQMVALLAERLQAVVTMAVFPLAPERTLMEIFDAVRPVYEDFALPSQEKTPFFVVGDSTGGSLGLSLTQEALKAGRPTASRLAFMSPCVEFTFLNPEMRETAQTDPWLDIPGFEEAVRYLCPDVSPEDPRVSPLYGDIIELPPTLIFAGSTEMLTPDIRKFVAKVVEQGREIEYVEGEGMMHVWPLIRFIPEAREAVDRLVRWLELGKG